Proteins from one Elgaria multicarinata webbii isolate HBS135686 ecotype San Diego chromosome 3, rElgMul1.1.pri, whole genome shotgun sequence genomic window:
- the LOC134396223 gene encoding zinc finger protein 420-like produces the protein MERGKNLRRIVGHTGQKSLKCKECGRIFSTTSDHKRHLRTHMGEKPYKCTECGKCFNTTSSRYAHQRTHTGEKPYECMECGKSFRNGTQLTEHQRIHTGEKPYACMDCGKSFRVSYSLKIHQRTHTGEKPYACMDCGKSFRVSYSLKIHQRTHTGEKPYECMECGKCFSKRSGLTLHEQTHTGEKPYKCMECGKSYSRSDALTLHQRIHTGEKPYACMDCGKSFRVNFHLRIHQRIHTGEKPYECMECGKCFSQCSNLTLHEQTHTGEKPYKCMECGKSFSRSGTLTLHQRIHTGEKPYACMVCGKSFRKSSCIRIHQRTHTGEKPYKCMECGKCFSHRPPLIIHQRTHTGEKPYECMKCGKSFKGRSYLSLHQKIHTEDKQYKCTACGKRFRRSHHLAQHQRTHTGEKPYECMECGKRFSDRTGLTCHQRTHTGEKPYPCMECGKRFSQSPHLAQHQRTHTGEKPFKCMECGKSFRNSGSLRAHQRTHAKK, from the coding sequence ATGGAACGAGGAAAGAATTTGAGAAGGATTGTTGGACACACAGGGCAGAAATCACTGAAGTGTAAGGAGTGTGGAAGGATTTTCAGCACAACCAGTGACCATAAAAGACATCTGAGAACTCACatgggggagaaaccatataaatgtacggaatgtggaaagtgcttcaataCGACCAGTAGCCGTTATGCACATCAGAGGacgcacacaggagagaaaccttatgaatgcatggagtgtggaaaaagcttcaggaATGGTACTCAACTTActgaacatcaaagaatccacacaggggagaaaccatatgcaTGTAtggactgtggaaagagcttcagagtAAGTTATTCCCTTAAGATACATCAaaggacccacacaggggagaaaccatatgcttgtatggactgtggaaagagcttcagagtAAGTTATTCCCTTAAGATACATCAAAGgacccacacaggggaaaaaccttatgaatgcatggagtgtggaaagtgctttagTAAAAGAAGCGGCCTTACTTTACATGAACAAAcacatacaggagagaaaccatataaatgcatggagtgtggaaagagctacaGTAGGAGTGACGctcttactttacatcaaagaatccacacaggggagaaaccatatgcttgtatggactgtggaaagagcttcagagtAAATTTTCACTTAAGgatacatcaaagaatccacacaggggaaaaaccttatgaatgcatggagtgtggaaagtgcttcagtcaaTGCAGCAACCTTACTTTACATGAACAAAcacatacaggagagaaaccatataaatgcatggagtgcggaaagagcttcagtaggAGTGGCActcttactttacatcaaagaatccacacaggggagaaaccatatgctTGTATGgtctgtggaaagagcttcagaaaAAGTTCCTGCATTAGGattcatcaaagaacccacacaggggaaaagccatataaatgcatggagtgtggaaagtgctttagTCATAGACCGCCCCTTATTATACATCAaaggacccacacaggagagaaaccttatgaATGCAtgaagtgtggaaagagcttcaagggGAGAAGTTATCTTAGTCTACATCAAAAAATCCACACAGAAGACAAACAATATAAATGCACTGCATGTGGGAAGAGATTTAGACGAAGTCACCATCTTGCtcaacatcaaagaactcacactggggagaaaccttacgaatgcatggaatgtggaaagcgTTTCAGTGACCGCACTGGCCttacttgtcatcaaagaacccacacaggggaaaaaccatatccatgcatggagtgtggaaagagatttagTCAAAGCCCGCACCTTGCTCaacatcaaagaacacacacaggagagaaaccatttaaatgcatggagtgtggaaagagcttcaggaacAGTGGTAGCCTTAGggcacatcaaagaactcatgcAAAGAAATAA